The Gemmatimonadales bacterium sequence CGAGGGCCTCGACGACCCCGACGGCAACGGCGGCTATCGCGGCTGGGCCAACCGTCTCGCCGAGAAGATCGCGGCCGCGCAGGGGTCGCTGCTGTACGCCAACCTCGGCGTCCGGGGCCGCTCGACGCGCCGGATCCGCCAGGAACAGTTGAGTCCCGCCGCGGCCATGCGGCCCGATCTCGTGACGCTCTTCTCCGGCACGAACGACGTCGTGAAGCCACGCTTCGATGCCGGCGCCCTCGCGCGCGACGTGGAGCACATGCAGCGCACCTTCATCGTGGGCGGCGCCACCGTCCTCACCTTCACGCTCCCGGACCTCACGCCCGTTCTGCCGCTCGCCAGACCGATCGCCGGGCGCATCCGCCTGCTGAACGAGACGCTGCGCAGCGTCTCGGCCTCCACCGGAGCCGTTCTGGTCGATCTCGCGTCGCATCCGGTGGCCTCCGACCCGCGGATCTGGAGCCCGGATCGGCTGCATGCCAACGCGGTCGGGCACACCCGGATCGCCGCGGCGCTGGCTCACGCGCTCGGACTTCCCGGGACCGACGAGACGTGGGCGCTGCCGCTGCCGCCGGTGGCGCCGCCCACCATGCTCGAACGGCTCGCCGCGGAGATCCGATGGGGGCGCCGCTTTCTTCTGCCGTGGGCCTGGCGCCACCTGCGGGGGAGCTCCTTGGGCGACGGCCGGGGGCCAAAGCGTCCCAACCTGGAGCCGCTCTGAAGATCTGGATCGACGCCGACGCCGCGCCACGCGGCGTGAAGGAGCTCGTCTTCCGGGCCGCCAAGCGGCTCCAGGTGCCCACGGTCCTCGTGGCCAACCAGCGGCTGCAGGTTGCGCCCGGCAACTCCCTGGTCACGGCGGTCCGGGTCGAGGGCGGCCCCGACGTCGCCGACCGGTACATCGCCGAGCATGCC is a genomic window containing:
- a CDS encoding SGNH/GDSL hydrolase family protein, with protein sequence MTTPPRFERYVAIGDSSTEGLDDPDGNGGYRGWANRLAEKIAAAQGSLLYANLGVRGRSTRRIRQEQLSPAAAMRPDLVTLFSGTNDVVKPRFDAGALARDVEHMQRTFIVGGATVLTFTLPDLTPVLPLARPIAGRIRLLNETLRSVSASTGAVLVDLASHPVASDPRIWSPDRLHANAVGHTRIAAALAHALGLPGTDETWALPLPPVAPPTMLERLAAEIRWGRRFLLPWAWRHLRGSSLGDGRGPKRPNLEPL
- a CDS encoding DUF188 domain-containing protein; the protein is MKELVFRAAKRLQVPTVLVANQRLQVAPGNSLVTAVRVEGGPDVADRYIAEHAEAGDLVVTQDSPLAALLVPMQVAVLDPRGDEHTL